From the Anoplopoma fimbria isolate UVic2021 breed Golden Eagle Sablefish chromosome 14, Afim_UVic_2022, whole genome shotgun sequence genome, one window contains:
- the pigo gene encoding LOW QUALITY PROTEIN: GPI ethanolamine phosphate transferase 3 (The sequence of the model RefSeq protein was modified relative to this genomic sequence to represent the inferred CDS: inserted 1 base in 1 codon), whose translation MKRLPVLWLLLWVCALYFVGIYLFVGGFLLVRLEVNRTSTCGDVLQPGEEPADFCRVRPRFRRAVLLIVDALKIDFAWFDPDNASPRPYENKLPVLEETVSARPAHSRLYPFRADPPTTTMQRIKGFTTGSLPTFVDVGNNFASSAILEDNLIHQFGQVGKRVVFMGDDTWENLFPKKFHRSLPFPSFNVKDLHTVDNGILQHLYTTMVGDDWDVLVAHFLGVDHCGHRFGPDHPAMADKLTQMDGVIRSVMDRLQNDTLLVVMGDHGMTDTGDHGGESQKETDAAIFLYSPSPLFSAPPSPSEPDVVPQTDLVPTLALLLGVPIPYSSVGQVLLPVFPPHGQTEDAVGGLSQLEALWINAKQVNRFLETYSGMAKDIPPESLSQLKAEFSRLSSEYLDTVRQGRXPSPRLAASLQAYLTSVRDTCRATWARFNPLKMAAGLAILAFACLSCFVLSELSLALIREDGPGLRAPVVTALMAGICAAAGQLSVRGYIELAWCLAAAAFSSELLFLWRARRSGIVPVVKNGSRAARWYGWLTPRRLLAPPLLVPLLRCASLLSDSYVIAEGRAVTFLVLSLALYIPIRLNWDGLLLPPSHDPLKAAGILPSPALSPSTVRKESGTLLACLGLLIGSLYLSLSFHACREEQGSCQPSPFLSPLSRVQDSRLKNLHYVLSVFALGLWTYLLRRCLRHYGNLNSTSGTVFTARWVLLLLSVCLALYWAVSATPEDSFRNLAELIGLAQLALPRVAFCLLGLGLSLIWLDPLTVFAKTRAAASARIPSMPPPRYRASTGISPQAELHHLIPQIYQRMRRSLEDGDTSGGVEADDGPAVEAYGLGTVYSAPLLLFCGLLGIGLLLLHPEAMALSFLLLLLEMGALLHIHASSTNLSGQQGTCSGGFNVPWTPVVLWSLAATQFFHATGHLPTFPSIQWGAAFVGFPDGHTGTVLPASLVTLNTFASHILFSVGCPLLLFWPLVCEVRGSRGGRACGDEGEDAVMEMRLRENPQQFSSALLQLSTRYLFILGAQVFASVCAAAILRRHLMVWKVFAPKLMFETSGFLVSSVSLLIGVSLVLRVDVAVARWFKKLLPDASR comes from the exons ATGAAGAGGCTCCCGGTGCTGTGGCTGCTCCTCTGGGTGTGCGCGTTGTACTTTGTGGGCATCTACCTGTTCGTCGGCGGCTTCCTGCTGGTGAGGCTGGAGGTGAACAGGACCAGCACCTGCGGGGACGTGCTCCAGCCCGGCGAGGAGCCGGCGGACTTCTGCCGCGTCCGGCCTCGTTTCCGTCGGGCCGTCCTCCTCATCGTCGACGCCCTCAAGATCGACTTTGCGTGGTTCGACCCCGACAACGCCTCGCCCCGACCCTACGAGAACAAGCTGCCCGTGCTGGAGGAGACGGTGTCGGCCAGGCCGGCCCACAGCCGCCTGTACCCGTTTCGCGCGGACCCGCCCACGACCACCATGCAGAGGATCAAGGGCTTCACCACCGGCTCCCTGCCGACCTTTGTGGACGTGGGGAACAACTTCGCGTCCAGTGCCATCTTGGAGGACAACCTCATCCACCAGTTTGGGCAAGTGG GCAAACGCGTGGTGTTCATGGGCGACGACACTTGGGAGAACCTTTTCCCTAAGAAGTTCCACCGCTCCCTGCCCTTCCCTTCTTTCAACGTCAAGGACCTGCACACGGTGGACAACGGGATCCTCCAGCACCTCTACACCACCA tggTAGGGGACGATTGGGACGTCCTGGTTGCCCATTTCCTCGGAGTGGACCACTGCGGTCACAGGTTCGGACCCGACCACCCGGCCATGGCCGACAAGCTCACCCAGATGGACGGAGTCATCAG GTCTGTGATGGACCGTCTCCAGAATGACACCCTGCTGGTAGTGATGGGAGATCACGGAATGACGGACACCGGAGATCACGGCGGAGAAAGTCAGAAGGAGACGGACGCCGCCATCTTCCTCTACAGTCCTTCCCCTCTGTTTTCTGCACCGCCATCCCCG AGCGAACCGGACGTGGTGCCCCAGACAGACCTGGTCCCCACCCTGGCTCTGCTGCTGGGGGTTCCCATCCCGTACAGCAGTGTGGGGCAGGTTCTCCTGCCTGTGTTTCCTCCTCACGGGCAGACGGAGGACGCAGTTGGAGGTCTCAGCCAGCTGGAGGCGCTGTGGATCAATGCAAAACAG GTCAACCGTTTCCTGGAGACGTACTCCGGCATGGCCAAAGACATCCCACCAGAGAGCCTCTCTCAGCTGAAGGCCGAGTTCTCCCGCCTCTCCTCGGAGTACCTCGACACGGTTCGACAAGGCC CCCCCTCCCCACGGCTGGCTGCCTCGCTGCAGGCCTACCTCACCTCCGTCAGGGACACCTGCCGAGCCACCTGGGCTCGGTTCAACCCGCTTAAGATGGCAGCAGGTCTGGCCATCCTGGCGTTTGCCTGCCTGTCGTGTTTCGTCCTGTCCGAGCTGTCCCTTGCCCTGATCAGGGAGGACGGACCCGGACTGAGGGCCCCGGTCGTCACAGCGCTGATGGCAGGGATTTGCGCGGCCGCTGGTCAGCTGAGTGTGCGGGGCTACATCGAGCTGGCGTGGTGCCTGGCCGCTGCCGCCTTCAGCTCGGAACTGCTCTTCCTCTGGAGGGCTCGCCGATCCGGAATCGTCCCTGTGGTAAAGAACGGATCCAGAGCCGCGAGGTGGTATGGCTGGCTGACCCCGCGGCGCCTCCTCGCCCCACCTCTCCTGGTGCCGCTCCTCCGCTGTGCCTCCCTGCTCTCAGACAGCTACGTGATTGCAGAGGGCCGCGCTGTGACCTTTCTGGTGCTCTCCCTGGCTCTATATATTCCCATCCGTCTCAACTGGGACGGCCTGCTCCTGCCCCCCAGCCACGACCCCCTGAAGGCGGCGGGGATCCTGCCCTCCCCAGCGCTGTCACCGTCGACTGTGAGGAAAGAAAGCGGCACCCTCCTAGCCTGCTTGGGGCTTCTCATCGGCAGCCTctacctctccctctccttccacGCCTGTCGGGAGGAGCAGGGCTCCTGCCAGCCGTCCCCGTTCCTCTCACCCCTGTCCCGGGTGCAGGACAGCCGGCTGAAGAACCTCCACTACGTCCTGTCCGTCTTCGCCCTGGGCCTGTGGACGTATCTACTGCGACGCTGCCTCCGCCATTACGGCAACCTCAACTCCACAAGTGGGACGGTGTTCACGGCCCGCTGGgtcctcctgctgctgtcgGTGTGCCTGGCGCTCTACTGGGCCGTTAGTGCCACGCCAGAGGACAGCTTCAGGAATCTGGCTGAGCTGATCGGCCTGGCCCAGCTGGCCCTCCCCAGGGTCGCCTTCTGCCTCCTGGGACTGGGGCTGTCTCTGATCTGGCTCGACCCCCTCACCGTGTTCGCGAAGACCAGGGCGGCGGCCTCGGCGCGAATTCCATCTATGCCCCCGCCACGCTACAGAGCCAGCACGGGCATCAGCCCCCAAGCCGAGCTGCACCATCTCATCCCGCAGATCTACCAGCGCATGCGTCGCTCCCTGGAAGACGGAGATACGAGCGGGGGTGTCGAGGCGGACGACGGGCCCGCCGTGGAGGCCTACGGACTGGGGACGGTCTACTCCGcccctctgctgctgttctgtGGCCTGCTGGGGAtcggcctgctgctgctgcacccaGAGGCCATGGCTCTGtctttcctcctgctgctgctcgaGATGGGGGCTCTGCTGCATATTCACGCCTCCTCCACCAACCTCAGTGGGCAGCAAGGAACGTGTTCCG GTGGCTTCAATGTGCCCTGGACTCCAGTGGTGCTGTGGTCGCTGGCTGCCACCCAGTTCTTCCACGCCACGGGTCACCTCCCCACCTTCCCCTCCATCCAGTGGGGCGCCGCCTTCGTGGGATTCCCCGATGGCCACACAGGCACAGTGCTGCCTGCCTCCCTGGTCACCCTCAACACTTTTGCCTCACACATCTTGTTCTCAG TGGGTTGCCCGCTGCTGCTGTTCTGGCCCCTGGTGTGTGAGGTGCGTGGGAGCAGGGGAGGAAGAGCCTGCGGGGACGAGGGGGAGGACGCCGTGATGGAGATGAGGCTGAGAGAAAACCCCCAGCAGTTCAGCTCGGCCCTCCTACAGCTTTCAACGCGCTACCTCTTTATTCTCGGAGCACAG GTCTTTGCTTCAGTCTGTGCTGCTGCTATCCTCAGGAGACACCTAATGGTGTGGAAGGTTTTTGCGCCCAA GTTAATGTTTGAGACCTCGGGGTTCCTGGTGAGCAGCGTGTCTCTGCTGATCGGGGTCTCGTTAGTGCTGAGAGTGGACGTGGCCGTGGCCCGCTGGTTTAAGAAACTCCTCCCCGATGCATCCAGGTAG